A genome region from Oryzias melastigma strain HK-1 linkage group LG12, ASM292280v2, whole genome shotgun sequence includes the following:
- the gsdf gene encoding gonadal somatic cell derived factor, which translates to MRYNKIKTQVPRPGLQYQAQHQSRHSSLLQTYRTAFLDGQPDLYLLQIDPTVSSTMSLALIVLLMLHGSSVVIAFVLHPLREESPASPASAVSHRRCQDESLQSFRKSLLEALSLQTEPRLPAGELDAVREQWQRTFNAAISQSAQDGAAPVLSSSSVSPDSENDTSLECCSMATEVFMKDLGWDNWVIHPLSLTVVRCARCDSSDKTVQCPAAHDGVQNRDSKDQMSCCKPTSLEMVPIVFMDETSTIVISSVQLARGCGCGPGSAQQPSKK; encoded by the exons ATGAGGTACAACAAGATAAAAACTCAGGTTCCCAGGCCGGGCTTGCAGTACCAAGCGCAGCATCAGTCTCGCCACTCCTCTCTCCTCCAAACGTACCGGACAGCCTTTCTTGACGGACAGCCCGACTTATACCTTCTGCAGATTGATCCTACTGTGTCGTCCACCATGTCTTTGGCACTCATTGTCTTGTTGATGCTCCATGGCTCTTCAGTGGTGATTGCATTTGTCTTGCATCCATTAAGGGAAGAGTCGCCAGCCTCTCCTGCCTCTGCTGTTTCCCACCGCAG gTGTCAGGATGAGTCATTGCAGTCCTTCAGGAAGAGTCTCCTTGAAGCTCTGAGCCTGCAGACGGAGCCCCGCCTGCCAGCCGGCGAGCTGGACGCTGTTCGAGAGCAGTGGCAGAGAACCTTCAACGCCGCCATCTCTCAAAGTGCCCAGGACGGTGCAG CTCCTGtgctctccagctcctctgtgtCACCTGACAGTGAAAACGACACCAGTTTGGAGTGCTGCTCCATGGCCACTGAAGTCTTCATGAAAG aTCTGGGCTGGGACAATTGGGTGATCCATCCTCTGAGCCTGACCGTTGTCCGGTGTGCTCGCTGCGATTCCTCGGATAAAACTGTGCAGTGTCCAGCAGCCCATGATGGAGTCCAGAACAGAGACTCAAAG GACCAGATGAGCTGCTGCAAGCCCACCTCCCTGGAGATGGTACCCATCGTCTTCATGGATGAGACCAGCACCATCGTCATCTCCTCGGTGCAGCTGGCTCGCGGCTGCGGCTGTGGACCGGGCAGCGCCCAGCAGCCCAGCAAAAAGTAG